A single region of the Schizosaccharomyces osmophilus chromosome 3, complete sequence genome encodes:
- the luc7 gene encoding U1 snRNP-associated protein Luc7 has product MAAEQRKIIEQLMGSNLSNFTSRGQVHFTDRKVCRSFLCGICPHDIFTNTKIDLGPCPKIHSDKLKSDYERASYSHSYGYEWDYLDDLERHVDECNRRIDIAEARKEKTTEEIERTDELMRDMAHTGHSIDVLIEEMKALSQKGHISQSMKHYTELSRLRTRREELHQEVISMNEVPSQAGTTHQKLQVCDVCSAYLSRLDNDRRLADHFSGKMHLGYAMLRNLAKDLREQLDVQNSSKDEEDEPETENSKHGEQHSNTHSMLHVT; this is encoded by the coding sequence ATGGCTGCCGAACAAAGGAAGATTATTGAACAGCTTATGGGAAGTAACCTTTCCAATTTTACAAGTCGAGGCCAAGTTCATTTTACGGACCGCAAAGTGTGTAGAAGTTTTTTATGTGGAATATGCCCTCATGatatatttacaaacaCAAAGATAGATTTAGGACCGTGTCCAAAAATCCATAGTGATAAGTTGAAGTCTGACTATGAGCGAGCCAGCTATTCACATAGTTATGGTTACGAATGGGACTATTTAGATGATTTGGAAAGACATGTTGATGAATGTAATCGGAGAATTGATATTGCAGAGgcaagaaaggaaaaaacaacagaGGAAATTGAACGAACAGATGAGCTAATGCGTGACATGGCTCATACAGGCCATTCAATTGACGTGCTGATCGAGGAGATGAAAGCTTTATCCCAGAAAGGACATATTAGCCAGTCAATGAAACACTATACTGAGCTAAGTCGCCTAAGAACTCGTAGAGAGGAGTTGCATCAAGAAGTTATATCTATGAATGAAGTCCCCAGTCAAGCTGGTACGACTCATCAGAAGTTGCAGGTTTGTGATGTTTGTAGTGCATATTTGTCTCGGCTGGATAACGATAGACGTTTGGCAGATCACTTTTCAGGTAAGATGCATCTGGGATATGCGATGCTACGAAACTTGGCCAAGGACCTTCGTGAACAATTAGACGTACAAAACTCGagtaaagatgaagaagatgaaccagaaactgaaaattcaaaacacGGAGAGCAACATTCGAATACGCATTCAATGCTCCACGTAACTTga
- the mcm4 gene encoding MCM complex subunit Mcm4/Cdc21 encodes MSSSQQSSQGRGATTPKRANSSSREAMDSSPLFFPTSSPGLSQHTTPKTKTRTSLASSPLLFESSSPAPQAPHSSRSIPLSQHNDLFLAGSSQRTPKSSRRGDIHSTVQLKTPSRREVDPQKIGATTPSSLIFSGSDALTFSQAQPTSEANDDTVRVIWGTNVSIQESIASFQGFLRGFKKKYRPEYRNDFMPPPDAEQAVYIEALRNMRIIGLDILNLDVQDLKHYPPTKKLYNQLYSYPQEIIPIMDQTIKDVMLDLLGTNPPEDILNDIELRIYKIRPFNLERTINMRDLNPGDIDKLISIKGLVLRCTPVIPDMKQAFFRCSVCGHSVTVEIDRGRIAEPVKCPREICGATNSMQLIHNRSEFADKQVIKLQETPDIVPDGQTPHSVSLCVYDELVDSSKAGDRIEITGIFRCVPIRMNPRQRTIKSLFKTYVDVVHIKKQDRRRLGTDPSTLDNDLAEDTAAQIDDVRRITDEEVEKIKKVSERPDLYDLLPRSLAPSIYEMDDVKKGILLQLFGGTNKTFQKGASPRYRGDINILMCGDPSTSKSQILQYVHKIAPRGVYTSGKGSSAVGLTAYITRDQDTKQLVLESGALVLSDGGICCIDEFDKMTDATRSILHEVMEQQTVTVAKAGIITTLNARTSILASANPIGSKYNPEMPVTKNIDLPPTLLSRFDLVYLILDRVDETIDRKLANHIVSMYMEDTPQNATEHEVLSIEFLTSYITYARNCIHPIITEPASKELVNAYVDMRKLGEDVRASEKRVTATTRQLESMIRLSEAHAKMHLRETVEVEDVREATRLIKTAIKDYATDPATGKISLDLIYVNERETLVSEDMVRELSNLISTLTAGGKTFMVSQLLTRFREQSTAHVDASEFEASLAALEKRGQLKVVTSAGHRLVRPIAQVE; translated from the exons ATGTCCTCGAGCCAACAAAGTAGTCAGGGCAGAGGAGCAACGACTCCTAAGCGGGCTAATAGCTCTTCTAGGGAAGCAATGGATTCCTCtccattattttttcccaCTTCTTCTCCCGGTTTGAGTCAGCATACAACCcctaaaacaaaaacgcGTACATCTC TCGCATCCTCCCctttattatttgaatCTAGTTCGCCAGCTCCTCAGGCTCCCCATAGCTCTCGTTCTATTCCTCTTTCTCAGCATAATGATCTTTTCTTAGCTGGAAGCTCACAGCGAACTCCCAAATCTTCAAGACGCGGTGATATTCATTCTACTGTACAATTAAAAACACCTTCCAGAAGAGAAGTTGATCCCCAGAAAATTGGAGCTACTACTCCTAGCAGTCTGATTTTCTCCGGTTCAGACGCTTTAACATTCAGTCAAGCTCAGCCTACAAGTGAAGCTAACGATGATACCGTTCGTGTCATCTGGGGGACGAATGTTTCGATTCAAGAAAGTAtagcttcttttcaagGGTTTCTGCGTGggtttaagaaaaaataccGGCCTGAGTATAGAAATGATTTCATGCCTCCTCCTGATGCCGAACAAGCTGTATATATAGAAGCGCTTAGAAATATGCGTATTATAGGTTTAGATATCCTTAATTTGGACGTGCAGGATTTGAAGCATTATCCTCCTACGAAAAAGCTTTACAACCAGTTATACTCATATCCCCAAGAAATTATTCCGATTATGGATCAGACTATTAAAGATGTAATGCTTGATTTGTTAGGAACGAATCCTCCAGAGGACATATTAAATGATATTGAACTAAGAATATACAAAATTCGGCCGTTCAATTTGGAGCGAACCATCAATATGCGCGATTTAAATCCTGGTGATATCGACAAATTAATTTCTATCAAGGGCTTGGTTCTTCGTTGTACCCCTGTAATTCCTGACATGAAGCAAGCTTTTTTCCGGTGCTCGGTTTGCGGGCACAGTGTCACGGTGGAAATTGATCGAGGCCGTATTGCGGAGCCAGTGAAATGCCCAAGAGAAATCTGTGGTGCAACAAATTCTATGCAGCTAATACATAACCGCTCAGAATTTGCTGATAAACAGGTCATTAAGCTGCAAGAGACACCTGATATTGTCCCAGATGGTCAAACACCTCATTCTGTTAGTCTCTGTGTCTATGATGAACTCGTTGATTCTTCTAAGGCAGGTGACCGTATAGAAATAACAGGTATATTTCGCTGTGTCCCCATCCGAATGAATCCTCGTCAACGAACAATTAAGTCTCTCTTTAAAACATACGTCGACGTTGTCcatataaaaaagcaagataGGAGGCGATTAGGTACTGATCCTTCTACTTTGGATAATGATTTAGCTGAAGATACAGCTGCTCAAATTGATGATGTTCGCAGGATTACcgatgaagaagttgagaaaatcaagaagGTTTCTGAGCGACCCGATTTGTATGATTTGCTTCCTCGTTCACTGGCACCAAGTATTTATGAAATGGACGAtgtaaagaaaggaataCTATTACAACTCTTTGGAGGcacaaacaaaacttttcaaaagggTGCCAGTCCTAGATATCGAGGtgatataaatattttaatgTGCGGTGACCCATCGACCTCCAAATCTCAGATCCTTCAGTACGTTCATAAAATTGCACCTCGTGGTGTTTACACTAGCGGTAAGGGTTCTTCGGCTGTAGGTTTAACAGCTTATATTACTCGCGACCAAGACACAAAGCAGTTGGTCTTAGAAAGTGGTGCTTTAGTGCTTTCAGATGGTGGTATATGTTGTATTGATGAGTTCGATAAAATGACAGATGCAACACGGTCTATTCTTCATGAGGTTATGGAGCAACAAACAGTAACAGTGGCTAAAGCAGGTATTATTACTACCCTTAATGCCAGAACATCGATTTTGGCAAGTGCAAATCCAATAGGAAGTAAGTATAACCCTGAAATGCCGgttacaaaaaatatagaTCTACCTCCCACGTTGCTTTCGAGATTTGACTTGgtttatttgattttagACCGAGTAGATGAAACAATAGACAGAAAACTTGCTAATCATATTGTTTCAATGTACATGGAAGATACTCCTCAGAATGCTACGGAACACGAAGTACTATCCATAGAGTTTTTGACAAGTTATATTACCTATGCACGCAATTGCATACATCCCATCATTACTGAACCAGCTTCAAAAGAACTTGTTAATGCCTATGTTGACATGAGGAAACTTGGAGAAGATGTAAGGGCTTCAGAAAAGCGTGTAACAGCAACAACTAGGCAATTGGAATCGATGATCCGTTTATCTGAAGCTCATGCCAAGATGCATCTTCGTGAAACGGTTGAGGTGGAAGACGTTCGGGAAGCTACCCGTTTAATTAAGACTGCTATTAAAGATTATGCTACCGATCCTGCTACAGGAAAAATTTCTTTGGACCTTATTTACGTCaatgaaagagaaacaCTTGTTTCCGAAGATATGGTTCGAGAATTGAGTAATTTGATTTCTACACTGACTGCTGGAGGCAAAACATTCATGGTTAGCCAGCTTTTAACTCGATTCCGTGAGCAAAGTACGGCTCATGTCGATGCTTCAGAGTTTGAAGCCTCACTGGCAGCATTGGAGAAGAGAGGTCAACTGAAAGTGGTAACGAGTGCTGGGCATCGTCTAGTAAGACCGATTGCTCAGGTTGAATGA
- the sfh1 gene encoding RSC complex subunit Sfh1, producing MNQACKTTYHARLRTGNTSIIQKNITVSTRSHTSYTGRNSLRNVPVVNYAAFEQGDDFQLPSEPTEKEEEEDNFKVDEQGFPNERPQGKRIVPKFATKTRHTYFTDEQLGCAAEERDVYVPIRLDIELTNDYRLRDTFLWNMNEQVMTPDTFAHILCTDLDIPINSYGPQISSSIRTQIEEYAPVAEVPMPQGQEMLVVFNIQLQLSQHAYNDQVEWNLTSNLTPEDFSTQTCSDLGLAGEFRPEMAHAIHENLLKLKKDACEGDLPDYDNDSVPGAMAGPRQDMATMGALWQPTLETVSLEEAKRNETNKENMVRQWRRDASKFGGNAADVSAERWRAAATGSMVAQAATTNLPSASVSDAQTLLDQERPRWKCRWCNVLGTGTFCVRRGPEGNKSLCNACGVAYARTAQLPYWRKGLYT from the coding sequence ATGAATCAAGCTTGCAAAACCACCTATCATGCTCGACTTCGAACGGGAAACACCTCtataatacaaaaaaatattacgGTTTCAACACGGTCACATACCTCGTATACAGGGCGAAATTCACTTCGAAATGTACCGGTAGTCAATTACGCGGCTTTTGAGCAAGGAGATGATTTTCAGCTCCCTTCTGAGCCCacagaaaaggaagaagaagaggataATTTCAAAGTGGATGAACAGGGCTTTCCAAATGAACGACcccaaggaaaaagaatcgTTCCCAAATTTGCAACAAAAACGAGGCATACTTACTTCACAGATGAGCAATTAGGATGCGCAGCTGAAGAAAGGGATGTTTATGTTCCAATACGGCTAGATATTGAATTGACAAATGACTACCGATTGAGGGATACGTTTTTGTGGAATATGAATGAACAAGTGATGACACCAGATACATTTGCTCATATACTATGTACGGATTTAGATATTCCAATAAATTCATATGGACCTCAAATCAGTTCAAGCATTCGGACACAGATTGAAGAATATGCACCGGTAGCTGAAGTACCTATGCCTCAAGGGCAGGAAATGCTGGTCGTGTTTAATATTCAATTACAGTTGTCACAGCATGCATACAATGATCAGGTTGAATGGAATTTAACGAGCAATTTAACACCGGAGGATTTCAGTACACAAACCTGTAGTGACCTTGGATTGGCGGGCGAATTTCGACCCGAAATGGCTCATGCAATCCATGAAAATCTACTCAAGCTGAAAAAAGATGCTTGTGAAGGAGATTTACCAGATTACGACAATGATTCTGTGCCTGGAGCGATGGCTGGACCTCGTCAGGACATGGCTACAATGGGAGCGTTATGGCAACCCACGTTGGAAACGGTAAGTTTAGAAGAAGCGAAACGgaatgaaacaaacaaagaaaacatggTTCGACAGTGGAGAAGAGatgcttcaaaatttgGTGGAAATGCCGCAGATGTTTCAGCAGAGCGTTGGAGAGCAGCAGCTACCGGAAGCATGGTCGCCCAGGCGGCCACGACGAATCTTCCGAGCGCCTCTGTTTCTGACGCGCAGACCTTATTGGATCAAGAGCGACCGCGTTGGAAATGCAGATGGTGCAACGTTTTGGGTACGGGGACATTTTGCGTACGACGTGGTCCCGAAGGAAACAAGTCGCTCTGTAATGCCTGTGGTGTTGCTTATGCTCGTACAGCGCAGTTGCCATACTGGAGAAAAGGATTGTATACGTAG
- the mrpl31 gene encoding mitochondrial ribosomal protein subunit L60, whose amino-acid sequence MFGPFRSTLARLGGLVKKDPWRLSHNRKYRLRQRLRGVDQVVDVLRSALSKQNESVHAIESFAATNPKESEMTPKDKYTVFTRKTQGSGPGGFRKSIHKVPKWTKITHRTNPEGF is encoded by the coding sequence ATGTTTGGCCCTTTTCGCAGTACACTTGCCCGACTTGGAGGTTTAGTTAAGAAAGATCCCTGGAGGTTGTCACACAATCGAAAATATCGTCTCCGTCAACGACTTCGCGGCGTTGATCAGGTTGTCGATGTCCTACGTTCTGCTTtgtcaaaacaaaatgaatcGGTACATGCCATTGAAAGCTTTGCGGCtacaaatccaaaagaatcTGAAATGACACCCAAAGATAAGTACACTGTGTTCACCAGAAAAACACAGGGTTCTGGCCCTGGTGGATTTCGCAAATCTATACATAAAGTGCCTAAATGGACCAAGATTACTCATCGCACCAACCCTGAAGGTTTTTAA
- a CDS encoding Schizosaccharomyces specific protein translates to MFSQRLSAFKSFPLSNSSRNSIRLGPSLETRTLLNRWYSSNQPLHRKPVEEDTIPPKDNASRETTTDSEANVRSDWDNTPIDELERETAAKSQRTENVSVNDRKSPPSADEM, encoded by the coding sequence ATGTTTTCTCAACGTCTTAGCGCTTTCAAGAGCTTTCCTCTCAGCAACTCAAGCCGTAACTCAATTCGTTTGGGCCCATCACTCGAAACTCGTACCTTATTAAATCGCTGGTATTCTAGCAACCAACCTCTCCATCGCAAGCCGGTTGAAGAGGATACAATTCCCCCTAAAGACAATGCTAGTCGTGAAACGACCACTGACTCAGAGGCCAATGTTCGTTCCGACTGGGATAATACCCCCATTGATGAATTAGAGCGCGAGACCGCCGCCAAGAGTCAACGCACTGAAAACGTATCCGTGAACGACCGAAAGAGCCCTCCTTCTGCTGATGAAATGTAA
- the ubp1 gene encoding ubiquitin C-terminal hydrolase Ubp1, protein MASIAAAHNGKPQYSESWRDYFCETLVKDFISTLDGDLDKWKSDDSAYLIEYEWFEAYKDFLNGQSRHPGPIEQRKLLDKNHQLLPGLEESIDYTIISSSAWQKLAQWFGVHGLPIEREVILVGPKHNLQPFVNVYPIIFSTAFIYSNSIDAELSFLPSIPHYEGPYKFHFSKSQTLKDLFDFIRVNFNIPESIEYRVWHNERLLPSSRFIPIPHARSLWGAILLNDFADCMTMFEMNLEKGCLVIEALNAQLQEWPMDSPQVTNTKNMLERGYCGMNNIGNTCYMNSALQCLFHTQELSEYFLHDRYKGEINFTNPLGMKGKVALAYANLIKQANKNGVFGHPISPYTLKYIVSEFNSSFAGYSQNDSQEFIAFFLDGLHEDLNRVIDKPYFERPDLYTENQIQVQKVADECWEMYAKRNDSVVVELFQGMYKSTLQCSTCGLTSVVFDPFMYLTLPLPTLTKWRHTVNFVPMSENDSPEKFVIQIPSDYTVNEAKCYAILRLQQLGYDTEDVKAVDIYDGKVYKCLGEHSKISKTIRSYDRLFMYETTREKIITPVVHCKSLPQIPGSLQRCDPFGYPLQLSFSENYVSKKELYSRVYKLYCTYTDTFITPDMFQICIQTLPFGVDVWNRLKDFENYDYTPVGEEGVVLNKQTIIMCVWKEESQKKAFIKNNWFFDGKQYHVDSITLEDCLEEFSRPEQLSLEDSWYCPSCKDFRAATKQMEIWKLPRNLIIHLNRFSCTGRIRKLRKRRDYVRFPTVNLDMKPHISPLRELKKKEAKNRSHTYELYAIDNHHGYMINSHYTSYAKDASSSSFLNYDDAYVENVGDDAIVTAAAYVLFFQEKTKA, encoded by the exons ATGGCTTCAATTGCTGCTGCTCATAATGGAAAACCGCAGTATTCGGAATCCTGGAGAGACTATTTTTGTGAAACGTTGGTAAAAGACTTTATTTCCACTTTAGACGGCGATTTGGATAAATGGAAAAGTGACGATTCAGCTTATTTGATTGAGTACGAATGGTTTGAAGCCTATAAAGACTTCTTAAATGGACAAAGCCGTCATCCTGGTCCGATAGAACAGAGAAAATTGCTGGACAAAAACCACCAGCTTTTGCCTGGGCTTGAGGAATCAATTGACTATACAATTATATCATCTTCTGCCTGGCAGAAGCTAGCACAATG GTTTGGAGTCCATGGATTACCGATAGAGAGAGAAGTTATACTCGTTGGACCAAAACACAATTTGCAACCATTTGTGAATGTATACCccattattttttctacggcttttatttattctaaTTCCATAGATGCAGAACTCTCATTCCTTCCCTCAATTCCCCACTATGAAGGTCCTTATAAATTCCATTTCTCAAAGAGCCAGACTCTTAAAGACCTGTTTGACTTTATTCGTGTCAATTTCAATATACCAGAATCAATAGAATACCGCGTATGGCATAATGAACGATTATTACCGTCTAGCCGATTCATACCAATACCCCATGCGAGAAGTCTTTGGGGAGccattttgttgaatgaCTTTGCCGATTGCATGACAATGTTTGAGATGAATTTGGAGAAAGGATGTCTTGTTATTGAAGCTCTAAATGCTCAGCTTCAGGAATGGCCGATGGATTCGCCTCAAGTAACTAATACGAAGAATATGCTTGAGCGTGGATACTGCGGGATGAATAACATTGGAAATACGTGCTATATGAATTCTGCTCTTCAATGCTTATTTCATACTCAGGAGCTATCTGAATACTTTCTTCATGATCGGTATAAAGGGGAAATCAATTTCACGAATCCTTTGGgaatgaaaggaaaagttgCCCTTGCTTATGCTAATCTCATAAAGcaagcaaataaaaatggtGTTTTTGGACACCCGATCTCTCCTTATACATTGAAATACATTGTTAGTGAATTTAATTCATCCTTTGCCGGCTATAGCCAAAATGATTCACAAGAATTTATCGCATTTTTCCTTGACGGTTTACATGAAGACCTTAACAGAGTTATTGATAAGCCGTATTTTGAAAGGCCAGACCTGTACACTGAAAACCAAATACAGGTTCAAAAGGTGGCAGATGAATGTTGGGAGATGtatgcaaaaagaaatgattcGGTTGTTGTCGAGTTATTTCAAGGAATGTACAAAAGTACATTGCAATGTTCGACTTGCGGTTTGACGTCTGTGGTCTTTGATCCTTTCATGTACCTAACTTTGCCCCTCCCAACGCTAACAAAATGGAGACATACCGTTAATTTTGTTCCTATGTCAGAAAATGATTCCCCCGAAAAGTTCGTCATCCAAATTCCTTCCGATTACACTGTGAACGAAGCTAAATGCTATGCTATATTGCGCTTGCAACAGCTTGGCTACGATACCGAGGACGTAAAAGCAGTCGATATATATGATGGGAAAGTTTATAAATGTTTAGGTGAACATAGCAAAATCTCAAAAACGATTCGCTCCTACGATCGCTTATTCATGTATGAAACAACGAGAGAAAAGATAATTACGCCCGTTGTTCACTGTAAAAGTCTTCCTCAAATACCCGGATCACTTCAACGATGTGATCCTTTTGGATATCCACTacaactttctttttccgAAAACtatgtttccaaaaaggaGTTATACAGCAGAGTGTACAAATTATATTGCACATATACTGACACCTTTATAACTCCCGATATGTTTCAAATATGTATACAGACTCTTCCGTTTGGCGTGGACGTGTGGAACAGAttgaaagattttgaaaactatGATTATACTCCAGTGGGCGAAGAAGGTGTCGTTTTGAACAAACAGACGATTATCATGTGTGTatggaaagaagaaagccAGAAAAAGGcatttataaaaaacaattggtTTTTTGACGGAAAGCAATACCATGTAGATTCTATCACATTGGAAGATTGCCTTGAAGAATTTTCTCGGCCTGAACAACTTTCGTTGGAAGATTCATGGTATTGTCCATCGTGTAAGGATTTTCGGGCGGCTACTAAACAAATGGAGATTTGGAAGTTACCAAGAAATTTAATTATACATTTGAATCGTTTTAGTTGTACAGGCCGCATACGAAAACTTCGGAAAAGGAGAGATTATGTCCGTTTTCCTACGGTGAACTTGGATATGAAACCACATATTAGTCCATTAAGGGagctaaagaaaaaagaggCTAAGAACAGATCGCATACATACGAATTGTATGCGATTGACAATCATCATGGATACATGATTAACAGCCACTATACTTCGTATGCTAAGGATGCATCGAGCAGCAGCTTTTTAAATTACGATG ATGCTTATGTTGAAAATGTTGGAGACGATGCCATCGTCACAGCTGCGGCATATGTGctttttttccaagaaaaaacaaaggcaTAA
- the rpn1302 gene encoding 19S proteasome regulatory subunit Rpn13b, with protein MENVFGRARNDQAETRKYGVMSMKAGKLNRKPGTKILQADHRKGILYLQLETDELLHFYWKERSRNSSDVEDDFIIFPDEANFIKVDQCTTGRVYALKFKSSSQIHFYWMQDYSDEKDEEMVSLVNQLIADPFNVTRSINARNNASSRSRSMDDTSSASQLLQLFGAASQDSLQDFNWEVLSPTAEAPGFLPRFSPVSESANQFQPTNGSGAELRRAGQANFGMDDPSGPAFDVNEDYSRSRTLDMLEELSRSIEISNTPVEPFPIDDEMHRVITHPRITHKLFPHAPPELIRNSRKDELTQNPDFYKHFSSLQRAIVKPEFEPLRSYLQISSDELSGSNGFQRLLKSIYDRMVAEGVIVITRITHTDEDGNSIDESEGGGDRSQDRDLEMEERS; from the exons ATGGAGaatgtttttggaagagctAGGAATGATCAAGCAGAGACAAGAAAATATGGGGTTATGAGCATGAAAGCTGGCAAGTTGAATCGCAAACCTGGTACGAAAATCCTGCAAGCAGATCATCGTAAAGG TATCCTATACCTACAGCTAGAAACAGATGAATtacttcatttttattgGAAAGAAAGGTCTAGAAACTCTTCAGATGTAGAAGAT gattttattatttttcctGATGAGGCCAATTTCATTAAGGTCGATCAATGTACAACGGGTCGTGTGTATGCTCTGAAATTTAAATCATCATCTCAAATACATTTTTATTGGATGCAAGATTATAGcgatgaaaaagatgagGAAATGGTTTCGCTGGTAAATCAGTTGATTGCTGATCCTTTCAACGTTACTAGAAGTATTAACGCTCGAAATAATGCATCCAGCCGTAGTCGTAGTATGGACGATACTTCATCTGCGAGTCAATTGCTGCAGCTATTTGGGGCTGCTAGTCAAGATTCCCTACAGGATTTCAACTGGGAGGTGTTATCTCCTACCGCTGAAGCACCTGGTTTTTTGCCCCGATTTTCTCCAGTGAGTGAATCTGCAAATCAATTTCAACCTACCAATGGCTCTGGTGCAGAACTAAGAAGAGCAGGTCAAGCCAATTTTGGCATGGATGATCCCTCGGGGCCTGCATTTGACGTGAATGAAGATTACTCTCGTTCTCGAACCTTAGACATGCTTGAAGAGTTATCAAGATCTATAGAGATTAGTAACACTCCTGTTGAACCCTTTCCAATAGATGATGAAATGCATCGGGTTATTACACACCCAAGAATTACTCATAAACTCTTCCCTCATGCTCCCCCAGAACTTATTCGGAATTCTAGGAAAGATGAATTGACTCAAAACCCAGATTTTTACaaacatttttcttctttacaACGTGCAATTGTAAAACCAGAGTTTGAACCTTTGCGTTCGTATTTGCAAATCTCGTCCGATGAACTTTCTGGTTCGAACGGATTTCAGAGACTTTTAAAGTCGATTTACGATCGCATGGTGGCCGAAGGTGTGATTGTAATTACCCGTATAACTCACACAGATGAAGATGGAAATAGTATTGATGAAAGTGAAGGGGGTGGTGACCGTAGCCAAGACAGGGACTTGGAAATGGAAGAGAGATCTTAA
- the oca8 gene encoding cytochrome b5, giving the protein MTEKIVSVEEVMQHNTREDLWIAIKDEVFDITKFIEAHPGGEEVLVDLAGHDASGPFDDVGHSEDAREMLKKFFVGKLVKTEGGPELPTNSYSDDKCYDSSQAIHPAMWVFVVAMIVAYVAFRMYFIK; this is encoded by the exons atgactGAAAAGATCGTTTCTGTTGAGGAAGTGATGCAGCACAACACTCGCGAGGACTTATGGATTGCCATCAAGGATGAGGTCTTCGACATTACCAAGTTCATTGAGGCCCATCCTGGTGGTGAAGAAGTCTTGGTAGATCTTGCTG GTCACGATGCAAGCGGTCCCTTTGATGATGTTGGTCACTCAGAAGACGCTCGAGAGATGcttaaaaagttttttgttgGCAAATTGGTTAAG ACGGAAGGTGGTCCTGAATTGCCTACAAATTCTTACTCTGACGACAAGTGCTACGACTCTTCTCAGGCTAT CCATCCTGCAATGTGGGTCTTCGTTGTCGCTATGATTGTTGCTTACGTTGCTTTCCGTATGTATTTCATTAAATAA